The stretch of DNA GCAAAAAGCCGGAAGCCGCAACGAGCCGAGTCAGCCCCTACCCGCCGCTGCCTAAGCTTTTTCCCCCAAAGCGCCTCTGCCCTGTGTGGGTGGGGCGCTTTTTTGTTGGCCCGCTTCAACCCCTTCACCTGACCCCCAGCCCTGAGGTTGGGCATTCCCCCACCTTGCCCCAAAGTGCTAGAATGGCCCGTTTTAGAGCGAAGGGGGCCAGCTCCCTTATGCATCCGACATAACCTGCCAGTTGCCGTAAAGCGCGTGCTGGCCGCCCTCAAAGTGTCAAAACAAAGGAGCTTCCGACTTGCAGAACCTGATTGTTCGTGGTGCGCGGGAACACAACCTCAAAAACGTAACGGTAGAGCTTCCCCGTGACCAATTCATCGTGATTACGGGTGTATCGGGCAGCGGCAAAAGTACGCTGGCCTTCGACACCATTTATGCCGAGGGCCAGCGCCGCTATGTGGAATCGCTGAGCGCTTACGCCCGCCAGTTCCTCGGCCTGATGGAAAAGCCGGATGTGGACGGCATCGAAGGATTATCTCCAGCCATCTCTATTGACCAGAAGACCACCAGCCACAACCCCCGCAGCACAGTCGGCACCGTCACCGAGATTCACGATTATTTGCGCCTGCTGTACGCCCGCGTGGGCACGCCGTACTGCCCGGTCTGTGGGCGCAAAATTGAAAAACAGAGTCCCAGCGAGATCACAGATCGCCTGCTGAGCGGCTACGAGGACGCCCGCGCTATTTTGCTGGCCCCGGTGGTTCGCGGGCGCAAGGGCGAATACCGCAAGCTGTTTGGTGACCTGCGGCGCGAGGGCTTTGCGCGGGTGCGGGTCGACGGCACGCTGTACGAGCTGGACGAGGCTGAAAAGCTGAAGCTGGAAAAGTTTGAAAAGCATGATGTAGACGTGGTGATTGACCGCGTGACCCTGCGCGGCAGCGACCGCACCCGCATTGCCGAGAGCGTGGAACTCGGCCTGCGCCGGGGCGAGGGCCTGCTGCGTGTGCTGATGCCCGAAGGCGGCCCAGACGGGGAAAGCGCCGAGGAACTGTATTCCGAAAAGTTTGCCTGCCCGGAGCACGGTAGCGTTCTGGAAGAACTCGAACCGCGCTCCTTCTCATTCAACTCGCCTTACGGGGCGTGCGGCGACTGCGCGGGCCTCGGCCACAAAAACGAATTCTCGCCGGATTTGGTGGTAGACGAGAAGCTGAGCATTGCCGAGGGCGCAATCCTGCCCTGGTCTAAGAAAGGCACGGGCGGCGGCGTGTACTACTGGGACAAACTGAAGGCCCTGTCGGAGCACATGGAATTTGACCTGAAAGCCCCCTGGCGCGACTTGCCCGAAGCCGCCAAAACCGCCATTCTGAACGGCCCCGGCGAACCCTTCGAGGTGATCTACCGGCGGGCAGGCAAAGAAACCATGCGCTTTATGACCGAATTCGAGGGCGTAATTACCAATCTGGAGCGCCGTTTTGCCGATACCGAATCGGACTTTATGCGCGAAAAGCTGGAAGAAATGATGGAGCTTCGGCCCTGCCCCACCTGTGCGGGCACGCGCTACAAGCCCGAAATCCTGGCGGTGCGGGTGGGCAGCCTCAATATCTCGCAGACCAGCGGCATGAGCGTGCTGGACGCCGACGCCTTTTTTGCAGGGTTGCAAGAAGGCACGCTGGATCATGACGCGGTCGGGCCGCACCTTGCCGGGCACCTGGGCGGCACGGCCAAAGCGCACGCCCCCGCCCGCTACGACTACAAACTGAACGTATTTGGCGAAGCGGTGGCCGCCCCGATTCTGAAGGCCATTCGCACCCGCCTGAAATTTCTGGTGGATGTGGGGCTGGATTACCTGAGCCTTGACCGCACCGCCAACACCCTCAGCGGCGGCGAGGCGCAGCGCATCCGGCTGGCGACCCAGGTCGGATCGGGCCTGA from Deinococcus sp. QL22 encodes:
- the uvrA gene encoding excinuclease ABC subunit UvrA is translated as MQNLIVRGAREHNLKNVTVELPRDQFIVITGVSGSGKSTLAFDTIYAEGQRRYVESLSAYARQFLGLMEKPDVDGIEGLSPAISIDQKTTSHNPRSTVGTVTEIHDYLRLLYARVGTPYCPVCGRKIEKQSPSEITDRLLSGYEDARAILLAPVVRGRKGEYRKLFGDLRREGFARVRVDGTLYELDEAEKLKLEKFEKHDVDVVIDRVTLRGSDRTRIAESVELGLRRGEGLLRVLMPEGGPDGESAEELYSEKFACPEHGSVLEELEPRSFSFNSPYGACGDCAGLGHKNEFSPDLVVDEKLSIAEGAILPWSKKGTGGGVYYWDKLKALSEHMEFDLKAPWRDLPEAAKTAILNGPGEPFEVIYRRAGKETMRFMTEFEGVITNLERRFADTESDFMREKLEEMMELRPCPTCAGTRYKPEILAVRVGSLNISQTSGMSVLDADAFFAGLQEGTLDHDAVGPHLAGHLGGTAKAHAPARYDYKLNVFGEAVAAPILKAIRTRLKFLVDVGLDYLSLDRTANTLSGGEAQRIRLATQVGSGLTGVLYVLDEPSIGLHPKDNHRLIGTLKHLRDLGNTLLVVEHDEDTMMEADYLVDMGPGAGVHGGEIVAVGTPAEVRDSPHSLTGKYLRGELKIEIPAERRRGNGKRLKVIGAREHNLQNVSIDIPLGTMTVMTGPSGSGKSTLIHDILHATLARELNGAKTSPGRYDRIEGMEHLDKVIEIDQSPIGRTPRSNPATYTGVFTEVRDLFTRTPESRRRGYQAGRFSFNVKGGRCEHCKGDGVMKIEMNFLPDIYVPCEICKGARYNRETLEVKYNGKTISDVLNLTVEDAREFFEAIPAIERKMQLLCDVGLGYMRIGQPSTTLSGGEAQRIKLASELSKRATGKTIYILDEPTTGLHFEDVRKLMEVLQRLVEGGNTLLIIEHNLDVMKCADHIIDLGPEGGVRGGLVVATGTPEQLAAHATSHTGAYLRRVPGITPAGEPEAVAAKPAKAEAKAPAKKASAKAKAAATVVEPESEEPERELVAAAPARKGRAKKSDL